The following coding sequences lie in one Polyodon spathula isolate WHYD16114869_AA chromosome 15, ASM1765450v1, whole genome shotgun sequence genomic window:
- the LOC121327530 gene encoding olfactomedin-4-like → MCTASFHVLLLSSILTTQVTTAMVPVSVSGSVEPNGFCHCTVNYPDLTFPVDRVEQLEMLSVSLSTTVERELTKIQEFASKLSIHEHRMQNLTFRVETMENDVASYSELDFELLKLEIRQMESLTNKMKATVADSNGIIEQLSIELKNMTLAITKLEKFDKNNVLAIRREVAALKRRLEECQETRNQTNPTQPPIVYGSCNHGLVSNISEPFVVQLNWRGFGYKAGAWGRDPAPVPPKKDLYWQAPLRDERYMDYYRQYESFDDLLLYKNPKEYQLGSGHLAQGSGMVVYKNNLYYNLFNSRNIRKVDINTNGIVLTKDIPGAAFNNRFSYSGSPWQDIDLAVDESGLWAIYATEESMGNIVISKLNETTLNVEKTWVTQQYKPAASNAFIVCGVLYVTKTVTTRQEEIFYMYDTKTNQDTKISIPFKKMMEYVHSVNYNPPDHKLYVYNNGYLINYDLNFYPKNTNL, encoded by the exons ATGTGCACAGCAAGCTTCCACGTCCTGCTGCTGAGCAGCATCCTCACAACCCAAGTGACCACAGCT aTGGTACCTGTCAGCGTCAGTGGGAGCGTGGAACCCAATGGATTCTGCCACTGTACAGTCAATTATCCGGACCTTACATTTCCTGTAGACAGGGTTGAACAACTTGAAATGTTGTCAGTCTCTCTGTCAACTACTGTGGAGAGGGAACTCACAAAG aTACAGGAATTTGCAAGTAAATTATCAATTCATGAACATCGCATGCAAAATCTCACTTTTAGAGTGGAGACCATGGAAAATGATGTTGCTTCCTACTCCGAGTTAGATTTTGAATTGCTCAAACTTGAAATTAGACAGATGGAGTCCCTCACCAATAAGATGAAGGCTACTGTTGCTGACAGCAATGGGATTATTGAACAACTGTCTATTGAG TTAAAGAATATGACGCTTGCAATCACTAAACTGGAGAAGTTTGACAAAAACAATGTCCTTGCTATTCGCCGTGAAGTTGCTGCATTAAAGAGACGACTGGAGGAATGCCAGGAGACCAGAAATCAAACCAATCCTACTCAACCCCCTATTGTTTATG GAAGCTGCAACCACGGGCTTGTTTCAAACATTAGTGAGCCATTTGTTGTCCAGCTGAACTGGAGAGGATTTGGATACAAAGCTGGTGCCTGGGGAAGAGATCCTGCCCCTGTTCCCCCAAAGAAGGACCTCTACTGGCAAGCACCTCTGAGGGATGAGAGATACATGGACTATTATAGACAGTATGAGTCCTTTGATGAtttactgctgtacaaaaacCCCAAAGAGTACCAACTTGGCAGTGGTCATTTGGCTCAAGGCAGTGGCATGGTGgtgtataaaaataatttgtactACAACTTGTTTAATTCAAGAAATATTCGTAAAGTTGACATCAACACAAATGGTATTGTGTTAACGAAAGACATCCCAGGTGCAGCCTTCAATAACAGGTTTTCATATTCAGGATCACCCTGGCAGGATATTGATCTGGCTGTGGATGAAAGTGGTCTGTGGGCAATATATGCAACTGAAGAAAGCATGGGGAACATTGTGATCAGTAAGCTTAATGAAACAACACTTAATGTTGAGAAAACCTGGGTGACACAACAGTATAAACCGGCTGCCAGCAACGCTTTCATTGTTTGTGGAGTTCTCTATGTAACCAAGACTGTAACAACTAGACAGGAAGAGATATTTTACATGTATGACACCAAGACAAACCAAGACACCAAAATTAGCATACCGTTTAAAAAGATGATGGAATACGTGCACAGTGTCAATTACAACCCACCAGACCATAAGTTATATGTTTATAACAATGGCTATCTGATCAATTATGATCTCAACTTTTATCCAAAAAATACCAACCTATAA